Proteins from a single region of Acidovorax sp. NCPPB 3576:
- a CDS encoding ParD-like family protein: protein MGIVKISDLMHENLRVAGNALSRSINAQAEHWMRVGMLTELYPELNHREICQLLIRAELAGGLDISAVATSLPGKPPASVPGKH, encoded by the coding sequence ATGGGTATCGTCAAAATTTCGGATCTGATGCACGAGAACCTGCGGGTCGCAGGCAATGCCCTGAGCCGGTCGATCAATGCGCAAGCCGAGCATTGGATGCGGGTCGGAATGCTCACCGAGCTGTATCCGGAATTGAACCACCGGGAAATCTGCCAATTGCTGATACGCGCCGAACTCGCAGGCGGCCTCGACATCTCGGCGGTAGCCACCTCCCTGCCCGGCAAGCCCCCCGCTTCCGTACCCGGCAAACACTGA
- the map gene encoding type I methionyl aminopeptidase, translated as MARDIIIKSAEQIEMARQAGQLAAEVLAIVAPHVVPGVSTEALDRICHDHIVNVQGATPANVGYQGYPKTILTSVNQVVCHGIPSPDRILKNGDIVNIDVAVIKDGWFGDTSRMYFVGTPSTLARRLVETTYEALRAAIRQVRPGATLGDIGHAIQSVAQREHFSVVREYCGHGIGQVYHEDLQVLHYGRRGEGLRLEAGMVFTIEPMLNAGKHDTRQLADGWTVVTKDRSLSAQWEHMVAVTPEGYDVLTTWPDGTGTYPPV; from the coding sequence ATGGCCCGGGACATCATCATCAAATCGGCCGAGCAGATCGAAATGGCGCGGCAGGCCGGGCAGCTGGCCGCGGAGGTTCTCGCCATCGTGGCCCCCCATGTCGTACCCGGTGTGAGTACCGAGGCGCTCGACCGCATCTGCCACGACCACATCGTGAATGTCCAGGGCGCCACTCCGGCCAACGTGGGGTATCAGGGCTATCCCAAGACCATCCTCACCTCCGTCAACCAGGTGGTGTGCCACGGCATCCCCTCGCCCGACAGGATTTTGAAGAACGGCGACATCGTCAACATCGATGTCGCGGTCATCAAGGACGGCTGGTTCGGCGACACCAGCCGCATGTATTTCGTCGGCACGCCCAGCACCCTGGCGCGGCGCCTGGTGGAGACGACCTACGAAGCCCTGCGCGCCGCAATCCGGCAAGTCAGGCCCGGGGCGACGCTGGGCGACATCGGCCATGCCATTCAGTCGGTCGCCCAGCGGGAGCATTTCAGCGTGGTGCGCGAGTACTGCGGACACGGCATCGGCCAGGTCTATCACGAAGACCTGCAAGTGCTGCACTACGGCCGGCGCGGCGAAGGGCTCAGGCTGGAGGCGGGAATGGTGTTCACCATCGAGCCGATGCTCAACGCCGGCAAGCACGACACCCGGCAACTGGCCGATGGATGGACGGTGGTGACGAAAGACCGGTCCCTGTCCGCCCAATGGGAGCACATGGTGGCGGTGACCCCCGAGGGATATGACGTGCTGACGACCTGGCCCGATGGCACGGGCACCTACCCGCCGGTGTGA
- a CDS encoding LysR substrate-binding domain-containing protein, whose amino-acid sequence MTLTELKYIVALAQEKRFSRAASLCNVSQPSLSMAIKKLEDELELKLFERTAGKVSVTPVGEEIVYEARRILEHADTIQKIAQRGKDPLAGTVRIGVSFTVGPYLLPELVHHSKSRTPQMELILKGSFTERLIEMLGTGEIDCAIMAEPFRSTGLAKAALYDEPLVAAVPASHALAGRESISTTELQGETLLLLEADQSLREHLEALDPDAGPSLGDAEGVSHTFEGYSLETIKHMVSRGMGITLVPRLSVPHDQMHPGYKRRKEDEPTAQLSEKRRRNDDRQIRYLPIQQETGLPPPVRRIVLAWRRSFPRYEVIAALRNAIYACELPGVTLIH is encoded by the coding sequence ATGACGCTCACCGAACTCAAGTACATCGTCGCCCTTGCACAGGAAAAGCGCTTCAGTCGCGCCGCCAGCCTGTGCAATGTGTCCCAACCGTCGCTGTCGATGGCCATCAAGAAGCTGGAAGATGAGCTGGAGCTCAAGCTGTTCGAGCGCACGGCGGGAAAGGTATCGGTCACCCCGGTGGGCGAGGAGATCGTCTATGAAGCCCGGCGAATCCTGGAGCATGCGGACACCATCCAGAAAATCGCCCAGCGCGGCAAGGACCCTCTGGCCGGTACGGTCAGGATCGGCGTGTCCTTTACCGTGGGCCCGTATCTGCTGCCCGAGCTGGTGCACCACTCCAAGTCCCGCACGCCGCAGATGGAACTGATCCTCAAGGGCAGCTTCACGGAGCGGCTGATCGAAATGCTGGGCACCGGGGAGATCGATTGCGCCATCATGGCGGAGCCTTTTCGTTCCACCGGGCTGGCCAAGGCGGCGCTCTACGACGAGCCCCTCGTTGCCGCGGTGCCTGCCTCGCACGCCTTGGCCGGGCGCGAAAGCATCTCCACCACGGAATTGCAGGGGGAGACGCTCCTGCTGCTGGAGGCAGACCAAAGCCTGCGCGAGCACCTGGAGGCGCTGGACCCCGATGCCGGTCCTTCCCTGGGCGATGCCGAAGGGGTAAGCCATACCTTCGAGGGCTACTCGCTGGAGACCATCAAGCACATGGTGTCCCGGGGCATGGGCATCACGCTCGTGCCGCGTCTATCGGTGCCGCATGACCAGATGCACCCCGGCTACAAGCGGCGCAAGGAGGACGAGCCCACGGCGCAGCTCAGCGAAAAACGCCGCCGCAACGACGACCGCCAGATCCGCTACCTGCCGATCCAGCAAGAGACAGGCCTGCCACCGCCCGTGCGCCGGATCGTGCTGGCATGGCGCAGGAGCTTCCCTCGCTACGAGGTCATTGCGGCGCTGCGCAACGCTATCTACGCGTGTGAGTTGCCGGGTGTGACCCTGATTCATTAG
- a CDS encoding efflux transporter outer membrane subunit, with amino-acid sequence MKPAFPSLVAWAPRAVRVACLGALLPLVACSVAPVYQRPELPLPTAFKEAGALWQPAAPADAIDRGDWWTLFQDDDLNRLASQVQLSNQNIAAAVAAYAQAQALVREQRAGLLPSVSLSGSGSRAGGEGSSRRGTTTQAALGADWAPDLWGRLGGAVDNASANAQASEADLASARLSAVGSLVSAYFQLREADAEIDLLQATVQGYERSLQIAQNRYSAGVVANSDVLQARTQLANARADLATMQQNRARYEHAIAVLTGVAPASFTLPPAPWNMRAPEVPAGIPSTLLQRRPDIAAAERAVAAANAQIGVQRSAYYPSLSLTASLGRSGTSVGDLFSASGALWSLGLSVAQTVFDGGAIAARVEGAEAARDARAATYRQTVLTAFQDVEDQLTVLRTLQAQEPLRQEAVSAANLTEQQLLNRYREGQVSYTEVVTAQVTALSARRALLQLQVNRQLAAATLVQALGGGWQAPWEGPAGAP; translated from the coding sequence ATGAAACCCGCTTTTCCCTCCCTTGTCGCCTGGGCACCCCGCGCCGTGCGCGTGGCCTGCCTGGGCGCGCTGCTGCCCTTGGTCGCCTGCTCGGTGGCACCCGTGTACCAGCGCCCCGAACTGCCCCTGCCCACCGCCTTCAAGGAAGCGGGGGCACTGTGGCAGCCCGCCGCGCCCGCCGATGCGATCGACCGTGGCGATTGGTGGACGCTGTTCCAGGACGACGACCTGAACCGCCTCGCCTCGCAGGTGCAACTGTCCAACCAGAACATCGCGGCCGCCGTGGCGGCCTACGCCCAGGCGCAGGCGCTGGTGCGCGAGCAGCGCGCCGGCCTGCTGCCTTCGGTCAGCCTGTCGGGCAGCGGCTCGCGCGCGGGCGGCGAGGGCTCCAGCCGCCGCGGCACCACCACCCAGGCTGCCTTGGGCGCGGACTGGGCGCCCGACCTGTGGGGGCGGCTGGGCGGCGCGGTGGACAACGCCAGCGCCAATGCCCAGGCCAGCGAGGCCGATCTGGCCTCGGCCCGGCTGTCCGCCGTGGGATCGCTGGTGTCGGCCTATTTCCAGCTGCGCGAAGCCGATGCCGAGATCGACCTGCTGCAGGCCACCGTGCAAGGCTACGAACGCAGCCTGCAGATCGCCCAGAACCGCTACTCCGCCGGCGTGGTGGCCAACTCCGACGTGCTGCAGGCCCGCACCCAGCTGGCCAACGCGCGCGCGGACCTCGCCACGATGCAGCAAAACCGCGCCCGCTATGAACACGCCATCGCCGTGCTGACGGGCGTGGCACCGGCCTCGTTCACGCTGCCACCCGCGCCCTGGAACATGCGGGCCCCCGAGGTGCCGGCCGGCATTCCTTCGACCCTGCTGCAGCGCCGCCCCGACATCGCCGCAGCCGAGCGCGCGGTGGCCGCGGCCAATGCGCAGATCGGCGTGCAGCGATCGGCCTATTACCCCAGCCTGAGCCTCACGGCCTCGCTGGGCCGCAGCGGCACCAGCGTGGGCGATCTGTTCAGCGCTTCCGGCGCGCTGTGGTCGCTGGGGCTGTCGGTGGCGCAGACGGTGTTCGATGGCGGCGCCATCGCCGCCCGGGTGGAAGGGGCCGAGGCCGCCCGCGACGCCCGCGCAGCGACCTACCGCCAGACGGTGCTGACCGCCTTCCAGGACGTGGAGGACCAGCTCACCGTGCTGCGCACGCTGCAGGCGCAGGAGCCTTTGCGCCAGGAAGCCGTGTCGGCCGCCAACCTCACCGAGCAGCAGCTACTGAACCGCTACCGCGAGGGCCAGGTGAGCTACACCGAGGTGGTGACCGCGCAGGTCACCGCGCTGTCGGCCCGGCGCGCGCTGCTGCAACTGCAGGTGAACCGGCAATTGGCGGCCGCCACGCTGGTGCAGGCGCTGGGGGGCGGGTGGCAGGCACCGTGGGAGGGCCCGGCAGGCGCACCGTGA
- a CDS encoding efflux RND transporter permease subunit, whose translation MNLSRPFVERPVATVLLTIGMALAGIAAFFVLPVAPLPQVDYPAISVSASLAGASPETMATSVATPLERRLGVIAGVNEMTSSSSTGSARVSLQFDLSRNIDSAAREVQAAINASRVDLPATLRSNPTYRKRNPADAPVIILTLTSKTRTPGEIYDAVSNVVSQRISQVAGVGEVEIGGGSLPAVRVELLPFALNRYGISTEDVRAAIQASNANRPKGAIEGDGKRLQIYTPSPSRKASDYASLVIAWRNNAAVRLGDVARVVDGVENTRTLGLFNGDPAIIVLITRQPGANIIETVDGVRALLPDLQAQLPQDIQVSVASDSTNSIRSSLREIEFTLMVSIALVVLVVGLFLRKARATVIPAVATVVSLLGTFGIMYFLGFSLNNLSLMALTVATGFVVDDAIVVLENTSRHIEAGMDRMAAALLGAREVGFTVLSISLSLVAVFIPLLFMDGQVGRLFREFAVTLSVAVAISLVISLTTTPMMCAWLLRSEDPAQAKPPGRFARWAERGYDGMLRGYAHSLDWALASKALVMLVLLAVIGLNVYLFTKIPKGYFPQQDNGQLNGGLRADQSISSDALARKLRQAVGIIRNDPAVDTVVGFSGGGRAGGGFLFVNLKPVGERADSSNAVIGRLRPQLAQITGLQVFLSPVQDLRMGGRSSNSTYQYTLKSDNLADMRVWATRLAERLKQEELLTDVDTDQADNGVETYVEVDRASASRLGVSASAIDSALYNAFGQRSVATIYGELNQYSVIMEWAPEYTKGPPALADIFVASNPTGATGTAANPGQRGASTGQVLSNTASTMVPLSAIAKVVERASPTSINHQDGELATTISFNLDGNTSLSQARQVIEQAEADIAMPTNVRGSFQGTALGFQQSQSQQFFLILAAIVVIYIVLGVLYESLIHPITVLTTLPSAGVGAVLALLLFNMQFTIIALIGVFLLIGIVKKNAILIIDFALEAERARGLSALEAVREACMLRFRPILMTTLAAALGALPLAIGFGQGSELRQPLGVAIIGGLIASQLLTLLTTPVVYVLLDKLRRRSANEHQLSRAAPPAGAAPAPLHQP comes from the coding sequence ATGAACCTGTCGCGCCCCTTCGTCGAGCGCCCGGTCGCCACCGTGCTGCTGACCATCGGCATGGCGCTGGCCGGCATCGCCGCGTTCTTCGTGCTGCCGGTGGCGCCGCTGCCGCAGGTGGACTACCCGGCCATCTCGGTGTCGGCCAGCCTCGCGGGCGCCAGCCCCGAGACCATGGCCACCAGCGTGGCCACGCCGCTGGAGCGCCGGCTGGGCGTGATCGCGGGGGTGAACGAGATGACCTCCAGCAGCTCGACCGGCTCGGCCCGCGTGAGCCTGCAGTTCGACCTGAGCCGCAACATCGACAGCGCCGCGCGCGAGGTGCAGGCGGCCATCAACGCATCGCGCGTGGACCTGCCGGCCACGCTGCGCAGCAACCCCACCTACCGCAAGCGCAATCCGGCGGATGCGCCCGTCATCATCCTCACGCTGACCTCCAAGACGCGCACGCCGGGCGAGATCTACGACGCGGTCTCCAACGTGGTGAGCCAGCGCATCTCGCAGGTGGCAGGCGTGGGCGAGGTCGAGATCGGCGGCGGCTCGCTGCCCGCGGTGCGCGTGGAGCTGCTGCCGTTCGCGCTCAACCGCTATGGCATCAGCACCGAGGACGTGCGCGCGGCCATCCAGGCCTCCAACGCCAACCGCCCCAAGGGCGCCATCGAAGGCGACGGCAAGCGCCTGCAGATCTACACCCCGTCGCCCTCGCGCAAGGCGTCCGACTACGCCTCGCTGGTGATCGCCTGGCGCAACAACGCTGCCGTGCGCCTGGGCGACGTGGCGCGCGTGGTCGATGGCGTGGAGAACACGCGCACGCTGGGCCTGTTCAATGGCGACCCGGCCATCATCGTGCTCATCACGCGCCAGCCGGGCGCCAACATCATCGAAACGGTGGACGGCGTGCGCGCGCTGCTGCCCGACCTGCAGGCCCAGCTGCCGCAGGACATCCAGGTGTCGGTGGCGTCGGACAGCACCAACTCCATCCGCTCGTCGCTGCGCGAGATCGAGTTCACGCTCATGGTCTCCATCGCGCTGGTGGTGCTGGTGGTGGGCCTGTTCCTGCGCAAGGCGCGCGCCACGGTCATTCCGGCGGTGGCCACGGTGGTGTCGCTGCTGGGCACCTTCGGCATCATGTATTTCCTGGGTTTCAGCCTGAACAACCTGAGCCTGATGGCCCTCACGGTGGCCACCGGCTTCGTGGTGGACGACGCCATCGTGGTACTGGAGAACACCAGCCGGCACATCGAGGCCGGCATGGACCGCATGGCCGCGGCGCTGCTGGGCGCGCGCGAGGTCGGTTTCACGGTGCTGTCGATCAGCCTGTCGCTGGTGGCGGTGTTCATCCCGCTGCTGTTCATGGACGGGCAGGTGGGGCGGCTCTTTCGCGAATTCGCGGTCACGCTGTCGGTGGCGGTGGCGATCTCGCTGGTGATCTCGCTCACCACCACGCCCATGATGTGCGCGTGGCTGCTGCGCTCGGAAGACCCCGCCCAGGCCAAGCCCCCCGGCCGCTTCGCGCGCTGGGCCGAGCGGGGCTACGACGGCATGCTGCGCGGCTATGCCCACAGCCTGGACTGGGCGCTGGCGAGCAAGGCGCTGGTCATGCTGGTGCTGCTGGCGGTGATCGGGCTCAACGTGTACCTGTTCACCAAGATTCCCAAGGGCTACTTTCCGCAGCAGGACAACGGTCAGCTCAACGGCGGCTTGCGGGCCGACCAGAGCATCTCCTCCGACGCGCTGGCGCGCAAGCTGCGCCAGGCGGTGGGCATCATCCGCAACGATCCGGCGGTGGACACGGTGGTGGGCTTTTCCGGCGGCGGGCGGGCGGGCGGGGGCTTTCTGTTCGTGAACCTGAAGCCCGTGGGCGAGCGCGCCGACAGCAGCAACGCCGTGATCGGGCGCCTGCGGCCTCAGCTGGCGCAGATCACCGGCCTGCAGGTGTTCCTGAGCCCGGTCCAGGACCTGCGCATGGGCGGGCGCTCCAGCAATTCGACCTACCAGTACACCCTCAAGAGCGACAACCTGGCCGACATGCGGGTGTGGGCCACGCGCCTGGCCGAGCGCCTGAAGCAGGAAGAGCTGCTGACCGACGTGGACACCGACCAAGCCGACAACGGCGTGGAGACCTATGTCGAGGTGGACCGTGCCAGTGCCTCGCGCCTGGGCGTGAGCGCCTCGGCCATCGACAGCGCGCTCTACAACGCCTTCGGCCAGCGCTCGGTGGCGACCATCTACGGCGAGCTGAACCAGTACTCCGTCATCATGGAGTGGGCGCCGGAATACACCAAGGGCCCGCCGGCGCTGGCCGACATCTTCGTGGCCTCCAACCCGACCGGGGCCACCGGCACGGCCGCCAATCCGGGCCAGCGCGGCGCCTCCACGGGGCAGGTGCTGAGCAACACGGCATCGACCATGGTCCCGTTGAGCGCCATCGCCAAGGTGGTGGAGCGGGCCTCGCCCACCTCCATCAACCACCAGGACGGCGAACTGGCCACGACGATCTCGTTCAATCTGGACGGGAACACCTCGCTGAGCCAGGCGCGGCAGGTCATCGAGCAGGCGGAGGCCGACATCGCCATGCCCACCAACGTGCGCGGCAGCTTCCAGGGCACGGCACTCGGGTTCCAGCAATCGCAGTCGCAGCAGTTCTTCCTGATCCTGGCGGCCATCGTGGTGATCTACATTGTGCTGGGCGTGCTGTACGAAAGCCTGATCCATCCCATCACCGTGCTGACCACCTTGCCCTCGGCCGGCGTGGGGGCGGTGCTGGCGCTGCTGCTGTTCAACATGCAGTTCACCATCATTGCGCTCATCGGCGTGTTCCTCCTGATCGGCATCGTGAAGAAGAACGCCATCCTCATCATCGACTTCGCGCTGGAGGCCGAGCGCGCCCGGGGCCTGTCGGCGTTGGAAGCGGTGCGCGAGGCCTGCATGCTGCGCTTTCGTCCCATCCTGATGACCACGCTGGCGGCCGCGCTGGGCGCACTGCCGCTGGCCATCGGCTTCGGGCAGGGCTCCGAGCTGCGGCAGCCGCTGGGCGTGGCCATCATCGGCGGACTGATTGCCAGCCAGCTGCTGACCTTGCTCACCACCCCGGTGGTCTATGTGCTGCTGGACAAGCTGCGCCGCCGCTCCGCCAACGAACACCAACTGAGCCGCGCGGCCCCGCCTGCGGGTGCGGCGCCGGCTCCACTGCACCAACCATGA
- a CDS encoding efflux RND transporter permease subunit: MSPSRPFIERPVATALLMVAIVLAGLVGFKLLPLSALPEVDYPTIQVQTLYPGASPEVMSRTVSAPLERQFGQMPGLARMSSTSASGVSIVTLQFGLGLALDVAEQEVQAAINAGSSLLPTDLPAPPVYAKVNPADAPVLTLAISSDTLPLTEVQNLVNTRLAQKMSQVPGVGLVSLAGGQRPAVRIQADAKALASYGIGLDTLRTAITSANANSAKGSFDGPQRSYSINANDQLVTVDDYKNLIVTWKNGAPVRMTDVARVVDSAENNRLGAWANETPAIILNVQRQPGANVIATVDNIKKQLPELQAGLPASLKVEVLSDRTTGIRASVHHVEMELVLAVLMVVLVIFFFLHSLRATVIASLAVPISLIGTCGVMYLLGYSLNNLSLMALTIATGFVVDDAIVMIENIARYIEEGEPPFQAALKGATQIGFTIISLTVSLIAVLIPLLFMSDVVGRLFREFAVTLALTILISAVVSLTLVPMMSARWLKPEPPHGERRGFGGAVQRGFDRVIARYDIWLQWVLRRQGATLVVALLTMALTALLYVVIPKGLFPTQDTGQLQARVEASQDVSYARMSELQQAAARAILADPDVQSLSSFIGVDAANNTMLNAGRMLINLKADRDGQEAVMQRLRDRVRAVAGVTLYLQPTQDLTIDAETGPTEYRLSIGGVDSAQVNEWTNQLVERLRTVPQVRNATSDAGAQGLSAYVDIDRNTASRLSVTASSVDDTLYSAFGQRIVSTIFTETNQYRVILEAQQEHLDSPEALGTLQLRTGGGTPTPLSAVATIREQLAPLQVTRVAQYPAATLGFDRAEGVSLGNAVDAIRAAAQEIGVPAGLSMQFLGAAGAYEKSLSSQLWLILAAMVCVYIVLGVLYESYIHPLTILSTLPSAGVGALLMLMVTGNDLGVIGIIGIILLIGIVKKNAIMMIDFAIDAERQQGMAPQEAIHQAALLRFRPILMTTLAALFAALPLMLGWGEGAELRRPLGLAIFGGLVLSQMLTLFTTPVIYLAFDRLGRRWTGRGTAAAPAQSGAAPSGPTP, encoded by the coding sequence ATGAGTCCGTCGCGTCCGTTCATCGAAAGACCCGTCGCCACTGCGCTGCTGATGGTGGCCATCGTGCTTGCCGGCCTGGTCGGCTTCAAGCTGCTGCCGCTGTCGGCGCTGCCGGAGGTGGACTACCCCACCATCCAGGTGCAGACCCTGTACCCCGGGGCCAGCCCCGAGGTCATGAGCCGCACCGTGAGTGCGCCGCTGGAGCGCCAGTTCGGGCAGATGCCGGGGCTGGCGCGCATGTCGTCCACCAGCGCCTCGGGCGTGTCCATCGTCACGCTGCAGTTCGGCCTGGGGCTGGCGCTCGACGTGGCCGAGCAGGAGGTGCAGGCCGCCATCAACGCCGGATCGTCGCTGCTGCCCACCGACCTGCCCGCGCCGCCGGTGTACGCCAAGGTGAACCCGGCCGATGCGCCGGTGCTCACCCTGGCCATCAGCTCTGACACCCTGCCGCTCACCGAGGTGCAGAACCTCGTGAACACGCGCCTGGCGCAGAAGATGAGCCAGGTGCCCGGCGTAGGCCTGGTCAGCCTGGCCGGCGGGCAGCGGCCGGCCGTGCGCATCCAGGCCGATGCCAAGGCGCTGGCCTCGTACGGCATCGGGCTCGACACCCTGCGCACGGCCATCACCTCGGCCAACGCCAACAGCGCCAAGGGCAGCTTTGACGGGCCGCAGCGTTCCTACAGCATCAACGCCAACGACCAGCTGGTGACGGTGGACGACTACAAGAACCTCATCGTCACCTGGAAGAACGGCGCCCCCGTGCGCATGACCGACGTGGCCCGCGTGGTGGACAGCGCCGAGAACAACCGCCTGGGCGCCTGGGCGAACGAAACCCCCGCCATCATCCTGAACGTGCAGCGCCAGCCGGGCGCCAACGTGATCGCCACGGTGGACAACATCAAGAAGCAGCTGCCCGAGCTGCAGGCCGGGCTGCCCGCGTCGCTCAAGGTGGAGGTGCTGTCGGACCGCACCACCGGCATCCGCGCATCGGTGCACCATGTGGAGATGGAGCTGGTGCTGGCCGTGCTGATGGTGGTGCTGGTGATCTTCTTTTTCCTGCACAGCCTGCGCGCCACGGTGATCGCCAGCCTGGCGGTGCCGATCTCGCTCATCGGCACCTGCGGCGTGATGTACCTGCTGGGCTACAGCCTGAACAACCTGAGCCTGATGGCGCTCACCATCGCCACCGGCTTCGTGGTGGACGATGCCATCGTGATGATCGAGAACATCGCCCGATACATCGAGGAGGGCGAGCCGCCGTTCCAGGCCGCGCTCAAGGGTGCCACGCAGATCGGCTTCACCATCATCTCGCTCACCGTGTCGCTGATCGCGGTGCTGATTCCGCTGCTGTTCATGAGCGACGTGGTGGGGCGGCTGTTCCGCGAGTTCGCCGTCACGCTGGCGCTCACCATCCTGATCTCGGCCGTGGTGTCGCTCACGCTCGTGCCCATGATGTCGGCCCGCTGGCTTAAACCCGAGCCGCCGCACGGCGAGCGGCGCGGCTTTGGCGGCGCGGTGCAGCGCGGCTTCGACCGCGTGATCGCGCGCTACGACATCTGGCTGCAGTGGGTGCTGCGCCGCCAGGGCGCCACGCTGGTGGTGGCGCTGCTGACCATGGCGCTCACGGCGCTGCTGTACGTGGTGATTCCGAAGGGGCTCTTTCCCACGCAGGACACGGGCCAGCTGCAGGCGCGCGTGGAGGCCTCGCAGGACGTGTCGTACGCCCGCATGAGCGAGCTGCAGCAGGCCGCGGCCCGCGCCATCCTGGCGGACCCGGACGTGCAGTCGCTCAGCTCCTTCATCGGGGTGGACGCCGCCAACAACACCATGCTGAACGCCGGGCGCATGCTGATCAACCTGAAGGCCGACCGCGACGGGCAGGAGGCCGTCATGCAGCGCCTGCGCGACCGCGTGCGCGCCGTGGCCGGCGTGACGCTGTACCTGCAGCCCACGCAGGACCTGACCATCGACGCCGAGACCGGGCCCACCGAGTACCGCCTGTCGATCGGCGGGGTGGATTCGGCGCAGGTCAACGAATGGACGAACCAACTGGTGGAGCGCCTGCGCACGGTGCCCCAGGTGCGCAACGCCACGTCGGACGCGGGCGCGCAGGGCCTGTCGGCCTACGTGGACATCGACCGCAACACGGCCTCGCGCCTGTCGGTCACGGCCAGTTCGGTGGACGACACGCTCTACAGCGCGTTCGGCCAACGCATCGTCTCCACCATCTTCACCGAGACCAACCAGTACCGCGTGATCCTGGAGGCGCAGCAGGAGCACCTCGACAGCCCCGAGGCGCTGGGCACCCTGCAGCTGCGCACGGGCGGCGGCACGCCCACGCCGCTGTCCGCCGTGGCCACCATCCGCGAGCAGCTCGCGCCGCTGCAGGTCACCCGCGTGGCGCAGTACCCGGCCGCCACGCTGGGCTTCGACCGGGCCGAGGGAGTGTCGCTGGGCAACGCGGTCGATGCCATCCGCGCGGCGGCGCAGGAGATCGGCGTACCGGCGGGGCTGTCGATGCAGTTCCTGGGGGCGGCGGGGGCCTACGAAAAGTCGCTGTCCAGCCAGCTGTGGCTCATCCTCGCGGCCATGGTGTGCGTGTACATCGTGCTGGGCGTGCTGTATGAAAGCTACATCCACCCGCTGACCATCCTGTCCACGCTGCCCTCGGCCGGCGTGGGCGCCTTGCTGATGCTCATGGTGACGGGCAACGACCTGGGGGTGATCGGCATCATCGGCATCATTTTGCTGATCGGCATCGTCAAGAAGAACGCGATCATGATGATCGACTTCGCCATCGACGCCGAGCGCCAGCAGGGCATGGCCCCGCAAGAGGCCATCCACCAGGCCGCGCTGCTGCGCTTTCGCCCCATCCTGATGACCACGCTGGCCGCGCTGTTCGCCGCGCTGCCGCTCATGCTGGGCTGGGGCGAGGGGGCCGAGCTGCGCCGGCCGCTGGGCCTGGCCATCTTCGGCGGGCTGGTGCTGAGCCAGATGCTCACGCTGTTCACCACGCCGGTGATCTACCTGGCCTTCGACCGGCTGGGCCGCCGCTGGACGGGCCGGGGCACGGCCGCCGCCCCCGCGCAGTCCGGCGCCGCGCCCTCCGGGCCCACGCCATGA